TAGACCTGACTACGCGTCATCGACCAGTACGGCGCCAATCGGCGCTCGGCGGCGGCCATCAACTGGCCACCTGTCATGGGGCCCTCGTGGAGCAGCCCGAGCAGGGCCGCCGCCGTGGGGTTGACTCCGGAATCCGCCATGCCCCTCACGCTGCCACTTTGCCGACGCGGCGTCCAGGATTTGGCATTTTCGCCACCCGGTCGGGTTCCTATGTGCACTGTCGGCGCGAGACAGTCCGCCGGGGAGGCGCGCGACGCGCCGCCGGACGGTCACAGTCGGCTACGCAGCTCCCACAGTTCCGGGTAGAAGCGGGTCTCCACGCGGGAGCGCAGGTACGCCCCACCGGCCGAGCCCCCGGTGCCGGGCTTCGTGCCGATCTGCCGCTCGGCCATCAGCACGTGCCGGGCCCGCCACAGCGAGAACGCCTGGTCGTGGGCGACCAGCGCCTCCGCGAGGTCCCACAGCGGCCCGAACCGCTCCCGGTCCCCGGCGATCGTGGCGTACGCGGCGAAGCGCGACTCCTCCTCGGCGACGTCGAAGCCGGCCCGGCCGAGCACGGCCAGGAAGCCGTCCCAGAGGCTCGGCTCGGCCAGCCGCCGCTCCAACCGCTGCCGCTCCACGTCGGGCAGCCCCCGGAAGCGGCGCAGGTAGTCCGGGTCCTTGAGGCCGGAGAGGAACTCGATCTCCCGGAACTGGGCGGACTGGAAGCCCGAGGCCGGGGCGAGCTTGGTGCGGAAGGCCAGGAAGTCCTGCGGGGTCATCGTGTCGATCACGTCGACCTGACCGATCAGGACCCGTTCCACCACGTGGCAGCGCTCCAGCCGCACCCGGGGCAGGTAGGTCTCGCCGGCCAGCAGCCGGTCCCGGGCGTCGGTCAGCTCCGCGAGCAGCAGCTTGAACCACAGCTCGTAGACCTGGTGGATGGTGATGAAGAGCAGCTCGTCGTGGGAGGCCGGGTCGGACTCCGGGACCTGGGCGGCCAGCAGGTCGGCCAGCCGCAGATAGTCCGTGTAGGTGAGCAGGCCACCCTGCTCGCCGAAGTGGGGATCCTGCGCGGGGGTGGGGTGGGTCACAGCGGCCACCGTACCGCCGCCCGGCCGCCCCCGCCTCTCGCGGTGCGGGCACGCAAAGGGGCCCTCTCCCCTACGTCGGGAGAGGGCCCCTTGCGCACGCCTCAGCCCATGTGGGGGTACGTGTGGTCGGTCGGCGCGACGAAGGTCTCCTTGATCGTCCGGGGCGACATCCACCGGACGAGGTTGTGCCAGGAGCCAGCCTTGTCGTTGGTGCCGCTGGCCCGGGCGCCGCCGAAGGGCTGCTGCCCGACCACCGCGCCGGTCGGCTTGTCGTTGATGTAGAAGTTGCCGGCGGCGTACCGCATCTTCTCGGCGACCGCGTCGACCACCCGGCGGTCCGTCGCGAAGATCGACCCGGTCAGGGCGTACGGCGCGATCGACTCGGCCTGGCCGACCACCTCGTCGAAGCGGCCGTCGTCGAAGACGTGCACGCCGAGGATCGGCCCGAAGTACTCGGTGGTGAACGTCTCGTGCGCCGCGTCGGTGCACTCGAAGAGCGTCGGGCGGACGAACCAGCCGACGGAGTCGTCGGCGGTGCCGCCGGCGAGGACCCGGCAGGCGTCGTCGCCGGAGATCAGCTCCAGCGCGGCCGTGTGCCGTTCGAACGCCTTGGCGTCGATCACCGCGCCGCCGAAGTTGCCGAAGTCGGTGACGTCGCCGTAGGTGAGGGACTCCGCGGTGGCGGCCAGCCGGTCGCGCAGCCCGCCCTCCCACAGCGACCGCGGGACGTACGCCCGGGACGCCGCCGAGCACTTCTGGCCCTGGTACTCGAAGGCGCCGCGGATCAGGGCGGTGTGCAGGGCGTCGACGTCGGCGCTGGTGTGCGCGACGACGAAGTCCTTGCCGCCGGTCTCGCCGACCAGCCGCGGGTAGCCCCGGTAGCGGGAGATGTTCTCGCCGACGGTCCGCCACAGGTGCTGGAAGACCTTGGTGGAGCCGGTGAAGTGGATGCCGGCCAGGTCCGGGTCGGCGAGGACGACGTCGGAGGCCTCCTCGCCGCGCCCGGTGACCATGTTGATCACGCCGGGGGGCAGGCCGGCCGCCTCGAACAGCCGCATGGTGAAGTGCGCGGCGAACTGCTGGGTCGGGCCCGGCTTCCAGACCACGGTGTTGCCCAGCAGGGCCGGCGCCGAGGGCAGGTTGCCGGCGATGGCCGTGAAGTTGAACGGGGTGACCGCGTAGACGAAGCCCTCCAGCGGGCGGTGGTCGAAGCGGTTCCACACCCCCGGCGACGACATCGGCTGCGCCTCGAGCAGTTCCCGTGCGAAGTGCACGTTGAACCGGAGGAAGTCGATGAACTCGCAGGCCGCGTCGATCTCGGCCTGGATCACGGTCTTCGACTGGCCGAGCATGGTGGCCGCGTTCAGCGTGTCCCGCCACGGGCCGGCGAGCAGCTCGGCGGCGCGCAGGAAGATCGCGGCCCGCTCCTCGAACGGCAGGGCCCGCCACATCGGGGCGGCGTCCTTCGCGGCCTTCACGGCGGCGCGGGCGTCGTCGTGGGTGGCGTGCGCGGTGACGCCGAGCACGTGCGCGTGCTTGTGCGGCTGCACCACGTCGATCGACTCGCCGCCGGCCATCCGCTGCTCACCGGCGATGGTCATCGGCAGGTCGATCCGCTCGGCGGCCAGCTCGGTCAGCCGCCGCTGGAGCCGTTCCCGGTCGGTGCTGCCCGGCTCGTAGTTGCGCACCGGCTCGTTGCGCGGCTCAGGTACGGAGAACACGGCGTCCATCAAGGCTCCTGGCGATCTCGACAGCGGTGGCGAAACCGGACCCGCGGGCACCGGCCGGGTGACCGGCGCCGACGCCGCGCCGGGTTGACCGGTCACGGCAGCGGGACCTTCCCCGATTCTTCCACGCCCCGGCCCCTCGGCCTTCCCACCCTGCGCGGGGCGGGCCACGGGTGGTGGGGGTGGTGGACGCGTACGCTGGGTGGCCGGTGAACTGCCGGCCCACCGGGGCCGGCGTCCGTCGGAGGGAAGACGATGACCAAGCAGCCCGGCAGCTCCGCAGCTGCGGAGTCGGACCGGTCGGCGCCGGCCGCCGACGCGGTTCCCGAGACGACGGACGCCATCGGAGCCACCGGAGCGCAGGACGCCACCGCCCGACCGGTGGACGCCGCCGACGGAACAGAGGCCGGCCCCCCGGCCGACCCGCGGGGCGGGACGGCGCTGCCGCTCGCGCCCGGTGCGCCGGTGCTCGCGCTCCTGGCGCTCGGGTGGCTGGCCGCGATGCTCTGGTCGACCCGCGAGGTGATCAGCTCCGCGGCCGCCGGGCTCACCGCCATCAGCCTCTCCGCGTTCGCCCTGCCGGGGGTGATCTCGGCCGCGCTGGTCGCCGGCGCCGGCTTCGCCCTCTTCGGCGTCGACCTGCTCGCCCGCCGGGGCAGCGACCGGGTCACCCTGCGCTTCGTGGCGGCGATCGGCACCGGCCTGCTCGTCGGGCTCGCCGCCGCGTTCGCGATCAACCTGACGTACGCCGACAACGCGACCACCAACGTGATCGCCGCGACCACCGCCGCCGCCGCGACCGTCGGCGGGGCCATCGCCGGCGCCCGCAGCGGGTCCGTGGTCGGGGCCGTGGTGGCCGCCGCCCTCGGCACGCTGATCTTCGTGGTGGCCTTCAGCCGGGCCCGCGACCCGCTCTTCGACCTGTTCGGCGGCGGCGACACCCAGGAGTCGCTGCTCAGCGCCGCCAAGTGGGTGTCCCGCACCGAGTCGCTGCTCGCCGGCCTGCTGGCCGGGCTGCTGGCCTTCGGATACCTGACCCTGGCCCGCCGCCGGGCCGCCCGGCACGACGCGGCGGCGCCCGCGCCCCGCTGGCCCGCCTACCTGCTGGCCGGCGCCGGCCCCGGCCTGCTCCTGATCGTCGCCGAGGTGATCATCCGGGTCGGCGGGCGGTCCCTGCTCGACCTGGCCGGCGCGCTGAGCGAGGCGGACGCGGTGGCCCAGACCTCGCTGGGCACCTCCCGCATCGACAACGCCATCTGGGTGCTCTTCGTCGGCGCCCTGACCGCGATGATCGCCTTCGGCCGCACCCTGGGGCCGGCCCACGCCGACGACGACGAGCCG
The nucleotide sequence above comes from Micromonospora sp. M71_S20. Encoded proteins:
- a CDS encoding tryptophan 2,3-dioxygenase, yielding MTHPTPAQDPHFGEQGGLLTYTDYLRLADLLAAQVPESDPASHDELLFITIHQVYELWFKLLLAELTDARDRLLAGETYLPRVRLERCHVVERVLIGQVDVIDTMTPQDFLAFRTKLAPASGFQSAQFREIEFLSGLKDPDYLRRFRGLPDVERQRLERRLAEPSLWDGFLAVLGRAGFDVAEEESRFAAYATIAGDRERFGPLWDLAEALVAHDQAFSLWRARHVLMAERQIGTKPGTGGSAGGAYLRSRVETRFYPELWELRSRL
- the pruA gene encoding L-glutamate gamma-semialdehyde dehydrogenase, with amino-acid sequence MDAVFSVPEPRNEPVRNYEPGSTDRERLQRRLTELAAERIDLPMTIAGEQRMAGGESIDVVQPHKHAHVLGVTAHATHDDARAAVKAAKDAAPMWRALPFEERAAIFLRAAELLAGPWRDTLNAATMLGQSKTVIQAEIDAACEFIDFLRFNVHFARELLEAQPMSSPGVWNRFDHRPLEGFVYAVTPFNFTAIAGNLPSAPALLGNTVVWKPGPTQQFAAHFTMRLFEAAGLPPGVINMVTGRGEEASDVVLADPDLAGIHFTGSTKVFQHLWRTVGENISRYRGYPRLVGETGGKDFVVAHTSADVDALHTALIRGAFEYQGQKCSAASRAYVPRSLWEGGLRDRLAATAESLTYGDVTDFGNFGGAVIDAKAFERHTAALELISGDDACRVLAGGTADDSVGWFVRPTLFECTDAAHETFTTEYFGPILGVHVFDDGRFDEVVGQAESIAPYALTGSIFATDRRVVDAVAEKMRYAAGNFYINDKPTGAVVGQQPFGGARASGTNDKAGSWHNLVRWMSPRTIKETFVAPTDHTYPHMG